In Euphorbia lathyris chromosome 9, ddEupLath1.1, whole genome shotgun sequence, the following are encoded in one genomic region:
- the LOC136205643 gene encoding uncharacterized protein isoform X2, whose product MLEIPLLGLGSLLEEKKSVVHNKGGDFLALVMLLEIQDEIDKINKNMVDTILEIEHNFNERCKPLYHSRNEIIKTIPHFWKLVFRNHPVIRPFLQSEDVAILDHLISLEVEEFKDGKSGYSITFNFKPNPYFEDKELTKTFTFLDERTTEITATPIKWKLDKAGYVANVKKKQKIRPIINQSFFTWFSLVEEKEIFEDFEDEIADSIKEDLWPNPLSYFVFTILPLIAFNPKRDIVDARKEIVKCEVENNQSDDPLVASFEKVLEIQDKIQKINKEAKNKVSEVEQWHNEVCKAAYYKRNEIIKTIPHFWSIAFLSHPVLTSFIRDDDEKIFKHLTSLEVEGSINDPELGYTISFTFEPNEYFHNTMLTKTYTFVGKETKITATPVNWKNKTVRNVAYPKMTPGSNASFFMWFNVLESAVLRQMGIFQDLDDKIAISIKEDLWPNPLTYLHWGRRGNVDAKSIYARWPELEKSYEAV is encoded by the exons ATGCTAGAGATTCCATTGTTAGGGTTAGGGTCTTTGTTGGAGGAGAAAAAATCGGTTGTACACAACAAGGGCGGGGATTTTTTGGCCCTAGTCATGCTGCTGGAGATTCAAGATGAAATCGACAAG ATCAATAAAAATATGGTAGACACGATTTTGGAAATCGAGCACAATTTTAACGAGAGATGCAAGCCATTATATCATAGTCGAAATGAGATTATCAAAACAATTCCTCACTTCTGGAAACTTGTG TTTCGAAATCATCCGGTGATTCGGCCGTTCCTGCAGTCGGAGGATGTTGCT ATACTGGATCACCTCATCTCCCTGGAGGTGGAGGAATTTAAAGATGGGAAGTCGGGTTACTCTATAACTTTT AACTTCAAGCCCAATCCTTATTTTGAGGACAAGGAGCTTACGAAGACTTTCACATTCCTTGACGAAAGAACAACAGAAATCACTGCTACACCTATCAAGTGGAAACTAGACAAG GCAGGGTATGTTGCTAATGTGAAGAAGAAACAAAAGATAAGACCTATTATTAATCAGAG CTTCTTCACATGGTTCAGTCTTGTGGAGGAGAAAGAGATATTTGAGGATTTCGAGGATGAG ATTGCAGACAGTATCAAGGAAGATCTATGGCCCAATCCACTCTCATATTTTGTGTTTACAATACTACCTCTTATTGCTTTTAACCCCAAACGGGATATAGTTGATGCCAGG AAGGAAATTGTGAAATGTGAGGTTGAGAACAACCAAAGCGATGATCCCCTCGTGGCCTCCTTTGAGAAGGTGCTGGAGATTCAAGATAAAATCCagaag ATCAACAAAGAAGCTAAGAATAAGGTATCGGAAGTGGAGCAGTGGCATAATGAGGTGTGCAAGGCAGCCTATTATAAGCGAAACGAAATTATCAAAACCATTCCACACTTCTGGTCAATTGCG TTTTTAAGCCATCCTGTTCTTACTTCATTCATACGGGATGATGATGAAAAG ATATTCAAACACTTGACCTCCCTGGAGGTGGAGGGCTCTATAAATGATCCGGAGTTGGGTTACACGATATCATTT ACCTTTGAACCCAATGAGTATTTTCATAACACGATGCTTACAAAGACTTACACATTCGTTGGCAAAGAAACAAAAATTACTGCTACACCTGTCAACTGGAAGAATAAGACG GTACGTAATGTTGCTTATCCGAAGATGACGCCTGGGAGTAATGCGAG CTTCTTCATGTGGTTCAATGTTTTGGAGTCTGCAGTGTTGAGGCAAATGGGGATATTCCAGGATCTCGACGATAAG ATTGCAATCAGTATCAAGGAAGATTTATGGCCAAATCCACTCACATATTTACACT GGGGAAGAAGAGGCAACGTCGATGCAAAGTCTATATACGCGCGGTGGCCAGAACTGGAAAAGAGCTATGAAGCTGTCTAA
- the LOC136205643 gene encoding uncharacterized protein isoform X1, giving the protein MQSLYTRGGQNWKRAMKLSKFISEAQKLRSLERERHGTSHFQFQNRALSMAKFIQKHTKSGQIEIDKGKQPFFRTDLKLVTGIMFGRPIIQSFSKMLSEYHREIYGVDLEVVDVLLDSCCQGQSLSPDGTQCSQWFHVNFKANVKDDDDGDYVKLYFAELVVFKFRFIPFCHVVASLPIDLNACGNSCTCLLSNPCPGICHPSLDVFDDKLFRSARSIPLHVVAFEMLQYITSNKSRQEDPTWVFLSRPSFRGPMNTCDPIRGTPPYVEEGERGGSGGATTWMEEAKEYPYECSLKDIHISNRMKETPAPSRGGPFISNDMDIPNQRNGTPVSTEEGGRVGRGGGVFTCVEEGKEYLYQRQVSRDITKDLHIPHHKNGTSASIEEGERGGSGGAIICMEEAKEYLCRSKETNKMPRDIPVPKKIMLLEGKRNTKLVQRSELALQMAKRIENYGKPRPDRNLQVETFLKLLPACYRQKYGGDLEAINDLKIQESSYCERRRAAKWFHMNFSAKLKLDDGSDSLSHYFAEVVKISVAYPPIHPSSYYMTVCVAVDQNDPAGNYSTCGMCNNHDVQICHPSPGLYDSEKDPSKFPFWKKAEVFLRKKFPLDYTTRDYGNPVAV; this is encoded by the exons ATGCAAAGTCTATATACGCGCGGTGGCCAGAACTGGAAAAGAGCTATGAAGCTGTCTAAATTTATATCAGAGGCCCAAAAACTTCG GTCACTAGAACGGGAAAGACATGGCACCAGCCATTTTCAGTTCCAGAATCGTGCTCTTTCTATGGCCAAATTTATACAGAAGCATACAAAATCTGG GCAAATTGAAATTGATAAGGGGAAACAGCCATTTTTCCGCACCGATTTGAAATTGGTAACTGGGATAATGTTTGGTCGGCCGATAATCCAATCATTTTCGAAGATGCTGTCAGAATACCATAGAGAAATATAT GGCGTTGATTTGGAGGTTGTGGATGTACTGTTAGATAGTTGTTGTCAAGGACAATCTCTTTCACCCGACGGTACCCAATGCAGTCAATGGTTTCATGTGAACTTCAAAGCTAATGTcaaagatgatgatgatggtgaTTATGTGAAACTCTACTTTGCTGAATTGGTGGTGTTTAAGTTTCGGTTTATTCCCTTCTGCCATGTGGTTGCATCTCTTCCGATTGATCTGAACGCTTGTG GAAATTCCTGTACATGCTTACTCAGTAACCCTTGTCCCGGAATTTGTCATCCAAGTCTGGACGTTTTTGATgataaactttttaggtcagcCAGATCCATTCCTTTGCACGTAGTAGCATTTGAAATGCTTCAGTATATTACTAGCAACAAAAGCAGGCAGGAAGATCCAACTTGGGTGTTTCTGTCCCGCCCATCATTCAGAGGGCCCATGAACACCTGTGACCCCATTAGGGGAACTCCCCCTTATGTGGAAGAAGGGGAAAGAGGAGGCAGCGGTGGTGCCACTACATGGATGGAAGAGGCAAAAGAATATCC GTATGAGTGCTCATTGAAGGACATTCACATCTCTAACCGTATGAAGGAAACTCCAGCCCCATCACGTGGAGGTCCTTTTATTTCAAATGACATGGACATCCCTAATCAAAGAAACGGAACTCCAGTTTCAACTGAAGAAGGGGGGAGAGTAGGCAGAGGTGGTGGTGTGTTTACATGCGTGGAAGAGGGAAAAGAATATCT GTACCAGAGGCAGGTGTCTAGAGATATAACAAAGGATCTGCACATCCCTCACCACAAAAACGGAACTTCAGCTTCGATCGAAGAAGGGGAAAGAGGGGGCAGCGGTGGTGCCATTATATGTATGGAAGAGGCAAAAGAATATCT GTGCCGAAGTAAGGAAACTAATAAGATGCCTAGAGATATACCAGTGCCCAAAAAAATAAT GTTGTTAGAAGGGAAAAGAAACACCAAGCTTGTCCAGCGTTCAGAACTCGCACTTCAGATGGCCAAACGTATAGAAAACTATGGCAAACCCAG GCCGGACAGAAATCTGCAGGTTGAGACCTTTTTGAAGCTGCTGCCAGCATGCTACAGACAAAAATAT GGTGGAGATTTGGAAGCaataaatgatctcaaaattcAGGAATCATCATATTGTGAGCGTAGGCGTGCCGCAAAATGGTTCCATATGAACTTCAGTGCTAAGCTTAAACTAGATGATGGCAGTGATTCTTTGTCACACTATTTTGCTGAAGTGGTTAAGATTTCTGTTGCTTATCCACCAATACACCCTAGTTCATATTATATGACTGTTTGTGTTGCCGTAGACCAAAATGACCCTGCAG GAAATTACTCTACATGTGGAATGTGCAACAACCATGATGTCCAAATATGTCATCCAAGTCCCGGCTTGTATGATAGTGAGAAAGATCCATCCAAATTCCCCTTTTGGAAGAAAGCTGAAGTGTTTCTTAGAAAAAAGTTCCCTTTGGATTACACTACCCGTGACTATGGCAATCCCGTTGCAGTGTAA